From Pelmatolapia mariae isolate MD_Pm_ZW linkage group LG22, Pm_UMD_F_2, whole genome shotgun sequence, a single genomic window includes:
- the LOC134619914 gene encoding CD209 antigen-like protein C, whose translation MSSDIYAEPDLSKKVRYSRKEDGAEWEQREVDIYESTDVIRDTYDHFQSQEGDMTDNMTQLEKRYEKLSENHKQQQAELQDTKRHNSQLQSSYDKLSKNHSQLQEEVKKLKEKIEEKCPDRWTRFGSSCYFKSTETKTWSESRKHCKTRGADLVMIDSKEEQEFINEFGGYSWIGLSTKQTPGGSKWEWVDGSALRETFWANGPRDPWSDDNAVYCSYDGTWRQYTISFSMIFMCEK comes from the exons ATGTCCTCAGATATTTATGCTGAACCAGATCTATCAAAGAAGGTGAGATACAGCAGAAAGGAGGACGGAGCAGAGTGGGAGCAGAGGGAGGTGGATATCTACGAGAGTACAGATGTGATCAGAGATACTTATGATCATTTTCAGTCACAGGAAGGAG ACATGACAGACAACATGACTCAGCTAGAGAAGAGATATGAAAAACTGAGTGAAAACCACAAACAGCAACAGGCTGAACTTCAAG ACACAAAACGACACAACAGTCAGTTACAGAGCAGTTATGATAAACTGAGTAAAAACCACAGTCAGCTACAGGAAGAAGTGAAGAAGCTGAAGGAGAAGATAGAAG AGAAGTGTCCTGATCGATGGACGAGATTTGGAAGCAGCTGTTACTTTAAATCCACTGAGACAAAGACTTGGTCTGAGAGCAGGAAACACTGTAAGACCAGAGGAGCTGATCTGGTGATGATAGACAGCAAAGAGGAACAG GAATTTATCAATGAATTTGGAGGATACTCTTGGATTGGTCTGAGCACCAAACAGACACCAGGAGGATCTAAATGGGAATGGGTGGACGGATCAGCGCTGAGAGAAAC GTTCTGGGCAAATGGACCGCGAGATCCATGGTCAGATGACAATGCAGTTTATTGTAGTTACGATGGGACATGGAGGCAGTACACTATTTCCTTTTCTATGATCTTCATGTGTGAGAAATGA